A region of Polyangiaceae bacterium DNA encodes the following proteins:
- a CDS encoding protein kinase produces MSNGGDARGKPASAAGASIPKGSDPSETSRPPASNGVPNAASHLSGSPPPAEPEPESDHDSAPPSIPSAASLKEGSILSVSMHEITPLGTPSPVLPGHVLADRYEVIGVLGEGGMGIVYRCKDIATGQEVALKRVIPPESKLAAEYIMWFYKEARALAALDHPCIVRAQDFGQLKDGTPFLTMDLVTGVSLHDLSQTANRFELIWHVLDQILGALAHAHARGIIHGDLKPSNVLVEEVPGHPPKIHILDFGLAWLRQDPHDERLDGAKPMEFAPHAGAGTPGYMAPEQIQHEMHHVCGATDLYALGCILFKLLSGRSVFSGDPKELLRLHAFEKVPELRLAIPAPEQVTAFVKRLLAKRPWDRWEFASEARAAWSAWRPDPDVDPEVFTFPPLPHKAASPPAPTTRQTGPPRGKTEGLAPAAPQRAPGLLSIRPSPLVGRDDVRHVLREVCDEVIEGIGEPHRLIILVGPAGVGKSRIAEWLCEVVQEEGTMIPVRARYRRIRSPLDGMLGGVTQYFNFERTDRNTIEKSLLLRWRVSADDKNGRAWVAGAAEWIRPLGPDQPVGPSGIRFTLDSFETRRLVIRYTLRRIARGRPLLFFLDDLHNSGQTTFEGLLRVHQEEPDQRIVMVATVRSEDVQLGTPQAEQLRQLREAMNGIVIDVQPLEPDTTAALLRASLPLDDASVQEAARRSRGNPLFALQQLHAWALAGNMQIQDGVYRVPEEVLTVRPQTTAELWDSRVQAMPEGHRLAAYAVATLGGDIRRNVLHSLLLKLGLPADDAIVSLQNAEIILPRGAGRYNWPHALLQEHLLAQLMERQDARDIFVAASDALGEHPLSNQRRIVRQRAANMLYANEPELAAKLIFDWLANAWNTAREPLSTLGDLELLKGHLEGRNLALKHRWSAEALRHLGKPEEASTHAEIARHAFEELGDKENQAHILRLLGHLASEKGDSVEGADLASRAHEIFTELGNVLGMAQCEAVIGEIEYLLGNYDRGRQVIRAGEQHFAELGQPLGRGQCLLLLSWIDHSEGVTERARRLTLEARAEFEKAGYRLGIAQANASLSHVEHRLMNFYSAELGALEALSSFEALRTPRGHAACERLLAMIGIDTDDLDMAEIHAEISSNVYNQMRDPWGIIESKLLSCQISLARRDLETAHAKLMEAAGISVQEAEPRQHYLLTQAWYYIESGDPDKAYESLEAAAEVFGERSRAGDHTPHLLGRLSRKKWPEHAKNRIEAWRALLNDRSRRVQE; encoded by the coding sequence ATGTCCAACGGCGGCGACGCGCGAGGCAAGCCCGCATCAGCGGCTGGCGCGTCCATTCCCAAAGGCTCCGACCCCTCCGAGACGTCACGTCCACCGGCCAGCAACGGTGTGCCGAACGCCGCTTCGCATCTCTCGGGGAGCCCACCTCCGGCCGAGCCGGAGCCCGAGAGCGATCACGACAGCGCCCCGCCCAGCATCCCGAGCGCAGCTTCGTTGAAGGAGGGCTCCATCCTCAGCGTGTCGATGCACGAGATCACGCCGCTCGGCACTCCGAGCCCGGTGCTGCCCGGGCACGTGCTCGCCGATCGCTACGAGGTCATCGGCGTCCTCGGCGAGGGCGGCATGGGCATCGTGTACCGTTGCAAGGACATCGCCACGGGCCAAGAGGTCGCCCTCAAGCGAGTCATCCCGCCGGAGAGCAAGCTCGCCGCCGAGTACATCATGTGGTTCTACAAGGAGGCGCGCGCGCTCGCCGCCTTGGACCACCCGTGCATCGTGCGCGCGCAGGATTTCGGCCAGCTCAAGGACGGCACGCCGTTCTTGACCATGGATCTGGTGACGGGGGTCTCGCTCCACGATCTGTCCCAGACGGCCAACCGCTTCGAGCTGATCTGGCACGTGCTCGATCAGATCCTGGGCGCCCTGGCCCACGCCCACGCCCGCGGCATCATCCACGGCGATCTGAAGCCCTCGAACGTCCTGGTCGAAGAGGTGCCGGGACACCCGCCGAAGATCCACATCCTGGACTTCGGCCTGGCCTGGCTCCGGCAGGACCCGCACGACGAGCGCCTCGACGGCGCCAAGCCCATGGAGTTCGCGCCTCACGCCGGCGCGGGCACGCCGGGCTACATGGCGCCCGAGCAGATCCAGCACGAGATGCACCACGTCTGCGGCGCGACGGACCTCTACGCCCTCGGCTGCATCTTGTTCAAGCTGCTCTCGGGCCGCAGCGTGTTCAGCGGAGATCCGAAGGAGCTCTTGCGCCTGCACGCCTTCGAGAAGGTGCCGGAGCTGCGCCTGGCCATTCCAGCCCCCGAGCAGGTCACCGCCTTCGTGAAGCGCTTGCTCGCCAAGCGGCCCTGGGACCGCTGGGAGTTCGCGTCCGAGGCGCGCGCCGCCTGGAGCGCCTGGCGCCCCGACCCGGACGTGGATCCGGAGGTGTTCACCTTCCCGCCGCTGCCGCACAAAGCAGCGAGCCCGCCGGCTCCGACCACGCGCCAGACCGGACCGCCGCGCGGCAAGACCGAGGGCCTGGCGCCCGCCGCACCGCAACGCGCGCCGGGCCTCTTGAGCATCCGGCCAAGCCCGCTGGTCGGCCGCGACGACGTTCGGCACGTGCTGCGCGAGGTCTGCGACGAGGTCATCGAGGGCATCGGCGAGCCGCATCGCTTGATCATCCTGGTCGGCCCGGCCGGCGTCGGGAAGAGCCGCATCGCCGAGTGGCTGTGCGAGGTCGTGCAAGAGGAAGGCACGATGATCCCGGTGCGCGCCCGCTACCGGCGCATCCGCAGCCCCCTCGACGGCATGCTCGGCGGCGTCACGCAGTACTTCAACTTCGAGCGCACGGATCGCAACACCATCGAAAAGTCCCTGCTCTTGCGCTGGCGCGTGAGCGCCGACGACAAGAACGGCCGCGCCTGGGTCGCCGGCGCGGCGGAGTGGATCCGCCCCCTCGGGCCCGATCAACCGGTGGGACCCAGCGGCATCCGCTTCACGCTCGACAGCTTCGAGACGCGCCGGCTCGTCATCCGTTACACGCTCCGCCGCATCGCCCGTGGCCGCCCGCTGCTGTTCTTCTTGGACGACCTGCACAACTCCGGCCAGACGACCTTCGAGGGCCTGCTCCGCGTCCACCAGGAGGAGCCCGACCAGCGCATCGTCATGGTCGCCACCGTGCGCTCCGAGGACGTGCAGCTCGGCACCCCGCAGGCCGAGCAGCTGCGCCAGCTCCGCGAGGCAATGAACGGCATCGTCATCGACGTGCAGCCGCTGGAGCCGGACACCACCGCCGCGCTCCTGCGCGCCTCGTTGCCGCTGGACGACGCCTCCGTGCAAGAGGCAGCGCGACGCAGCCGCGGCAACCCGCTGTTCGCGCTTCAGCAGCTCCACGCCTGGGCCCTGGCCGGCAACATGCAGATCCAGGACGGCGTCTATCGCGTCCCGGAAGAGGTGCTGACCGTACGCCCGCAGACCACGGCGGAGCTGTGGGACAGCCGGGTGCAGGCGATGCCCGAAGGCCACCGCCTCGCCGCCTACGCCGTGGCGACCCTGGGCGGCGACATTCGGCGCAACGTGCTGCACTCGCTCCTGCTGAAGCTCGGGCTCCCCGCGGACGACGCCATCGTCAGCCTCCAGAACGCGGAAATCATCCTGCCGCGCGGCGCCGGTCGCTACAACTGGCCCCACGCGCTGTTGCAGGAGCACCTCCTGGCGCAGCTGATGGAGCGGCAGGACGCCCGCGACATCTTCGTGGCCGCCTCGGATGCGCTGGGCGAGCACCCGCTCTCCAACCAGCGGCGCATCGTGCGCCAGCGCGCGGCCAACATGCTCTACGCGAACGAGCCGGAGCTCGCCGCGAAGCTCATCTTCGACTGGCTCGCGAACGCCTGGAACACCGCCCGCGAGCCGCTCTCGACCCTCGGCGATCTGGAGCTGCTCAAGGGGCACCTCGAGGGCAGGAACCTCGCGCTCAAGCACCGCTGGTCGGCAGAGGCCCTGCGCCACCTGGGCAAGCCGGAGGAGGCCTCCACCCACGCCGAGATCGCCCGTCACGCCTTCGAGGAGCTGGGCGACAAGGAGAACCAGGCCCACATCCTGCGCCTGCTCGGGCACCTGGCCAGCGAGAAGGGCGACAGCGTGGAGGGCGCGGATCTCGCCTCCCGCGCCCACGAGATCTTCACCGAGCTCGGCAACGTGCTGGGCATGGCGCAGTGCGAGGCGGTGATCGGCGAGATCGAGTACCTGCTCGGCAACTACGACCGCGGACGCCAGGTCATCCGCGCCGGCGAGCAGCACTTCGCCGAGCTCGGCCAGCCCCTGGGCCGCGGGCAGTGCCTGCTCCTGCTCTCCTGGATCGATCACTCCGAGGGCGTCACGGAGCGCGCGCGCCGGCTCACGCTCGAGGCCCGCGCGGAGTTCGAGAAGGCCGGCTACCGCCTGGGCATCGCCCAGGCCAACGCCTCGCTCTCCCACGTCGAGCACCGGCTGATGAACTTCTACAGCGCCGAGCTCGGCGCGCTGGAGGCCCTCTCCTCCTTCGAGGCGCTGCGCACCCCCCGCGGCCACGCCGCCTGCGAGCGCCTGCTCGCCATGATCGGCATCGACACCGACGACCTCGACATGGCCGAGATCCACGCGGAGATCTCCTCGAACGTCTACAACCAGATGCGCGACCCCTGGGGCATCATCGAGTCGAAGCTGCTCTCCTGCCAGATCTCGCTCGCCCGTCGCGATCTCGAGACCGCGCACGCCAAGCTGATGGAGGCCGCCGGCATCAGCGTGCAAGAGGCCGAGCCCCGCCAGCACTACCTGCTCACGCAGGCCTGGTACTACATCGAGTCGGGCGACCCGGACAAAGCCTACGAGTCACTGGAGGCCGCGGCCGAGGTCTTCGGCGAGCGCAGCCGCGCCGGCGATCACACGCCGCACCTGCTCGGGCGGCTCTCCAGGAAGAAGTGGCCCGAGCACGCGAAGAACCGCATCGAGGCGTGGCGAGCCTTGCTCAACGATCGCTCGCGTCGCGTGCAGGAGTGA
- a CDS encoding serine hydroxymethyltransferase gives MTAARTHHQPPLAETDPEIAQLIAAEEVRETDKLRLIPSENYVSRAVLEATGSVLTNKYSEGYAGKRYYEGQQIVDQVEELAIARVKQLFGAEHVNVQPYSGSPANLAVYLAFCQPHDTIMGLGLPAGGHLTHGHTVSITGKYFKSVPYGVRQSDHRIDLDQVRALAREHKPKIIWCGTTAYPRTLPFAEFREIADEVGAKLCADIAHIAGLVAGGAHPSPMGIADVVTTTTHKTLRGPRGGMILCKAEHAKDIDRAVFPGLQGGPHNHTTAGIAVAAKEAMAPAFKAYAGRVVENAKVLAEALASRGFRLVTGGTDNHLVLVDLTPKNITGKVAAKALDRAGIVGNYNSIPFDPRKPFDPSGFRIGTPAVTSRGMGKDEMLKLAAWMDQVVAAPDDEKLLERVAAEVKELCKGFPPPGIAV, from the coding sequence ATGACCGCGGCCCGCACCCACCATCAACCGCCCCTCGCCGAGACCGACCCCGAGATCGCGCAGCTCATCGCCGCGGAGGAGGTCCGCGAGACCGACAAGCTGCGGCTGATCCCCAGCGAGAACTACGTCTCTCGCGCGGTGCTCGAGGCGACCGGCTCGGTGCTGACCAACAAGTACTCCGAGGGCTACGCCGGCAAGCGCTACTACGAGGGTCAGCAGATCGTCGACCAGGTCGAGGAGCTGGCCATCGCGCGGGTGAAGCAGCTCTTCGGGGCCGAGCACGTGAACGTGCAACCCTACAGCGGCAGCCCCGCGAACCTGGCCGTGTACCTGGCGTTCTGCCAGCCCCACGACACCATCATGGGGCTCGGTCTGCCGGCGGGCGGGCACCTGACCCACGGCCACACCGTCAGCATCACGGGCAAGTACTTCAAGAGCGTGCCCTACGGGGTGCGGCAGAGCGACCACCGCATCGATCTCGATCAGGTGCGCGCCTTGGCCCGGGAGCACAAGCCGAAGATCATCTGGTGCGGGACCACCGCGTATCCGCGCACCCTGCCGTTCGCGGAGTTCCGCGAGATCGCCGACGAGGTCGGGGCCAAGCTCTGCGCGGACATCGCGCACATCGCGGGCCTGGTCGCCGGCGGAGCGCATCCTTCGCCCATGGGCATCGCGGACGTGGTGACGACCACCACGCACAAGACGCTGCGAGGCCCTCGCGGCGGCATGATCCTGTGCAAGGCGGAACACGCGAAGGACATCGACCGCGCGGTGTTCCCGGGCTTGCAGGGCGGCCCGCACAACCACACCACCGCGGGCATCGCCGTGGCCGCGAAAGAGGCGATGGCGCCGGCGTTCAAGGCCTACGCGGGTCGCGTGGTCGAAAACGCCAAGGTGCTGGCCGAAGCGCTCGCGAGCCGCGGCTTCCGCCTGGTCACCGGCGGGACCGACAACCACCTGGTGCTGGTGGACCTCACGCCCAAGAACATCACCGGCAAGGTCGCGGCAAAGGCGCTCGATCGCGCGGGGATCGTCGGCAACTACAACTCGATCCCCTTCGACCCGCGAAAACCCTTCGACCCGTCGGGCTTCCGCATCGGGACTCCCGCCGTCACCTCGCGGGGTATGGGCAAGGACGAGATGCTGAAGCTGGCCGCCTGGATGGACCAGGTGGTCGCCGCGCCGGACGACGAGAAGCTGCTCGAGCGCGT